A single Corvus hawaiiensis isolate bCorHaw1 chromosome 24, bCorHaw1.pri.cur, whole genome shotgun sequence DNA region contains:
- the ATXN7L2 gene encoding ataxin-7-like protein 2 gives MAAERRPVPGLDEFAGQSWSAWVERAGPPADSGSGSELEENGKSGSKKLDTMTLIKEDMDIFGHCPAHDEFYLVVCNHCSQVVKPQAFQKHCERRHGPLSKLYARATACHVAVNGTPGAAKALQEKHPGARGRAQPLPEHTDKDNNLCLFVPVVNLEKIPSIPKPDGHGIKVPPKAVPTNSKESLGKPAAAAVPKEPPVPAGVGGDSAMPESIPAPGEKDVGAPKAPPRSHRKLARKECDLNRQCGVRNPDTNKLCTRLLTCKIHSVHQRREVQGRAKDFDVLVAELKASTRRGDPPKDRSPPEKDPLHLALQDTPSLLQPPSTPPCRARLPHCLHPPRARLSSDSDPEDAPATSGEGGTGGFPLPLPKGGSRVSSEESEEEGGEEPPRTPVRPPRPQAFCTFGSRLVTPGCYVFDRRLDRFCAALGSMLERHLSAHRWRKIPPAVVPPLHLPAAPPSPAAPLYGPATPSPPLRTLSAAGGCRVPTSLTYTVGSPPAAAACSQPECGGGGTQSITSPLPANTPSPSFSKLPPTKASKSPRAREASGGMDTDPRPWQPPLTAGSPPFKRTCLGDSAKGKNQGLTPPGKTKLTPPASPSIAILNGTPRVRRLPPAQSCRAPPAALDPQTSPLHGLGGPPRGLSEDEVKKRKNAATYCRPVKPKAAPPLPGPPAPPGSGTSASGGSMRRKKPGTPLGFEEKRSVLKSKAH, from the exons GATCAGGgtcagagctggaggagaatGGGAAGAGTGGCAGCAAGAAACTGGACACCATGACCCTGATTAAGGAAG ACATGGACATCTTCGGGCACTGCCCTGCGCACGACGAGTTCTACCTGGTGGTTTGCAACCACTGCAGCCAGGTGGTGAAGCCCCAGGCCTTCCAGAAGCACTGTG AACGCCGGCACGGCCCGCTCAGCAAGCTGTACGCCCGTGCCACCGCGTGCCACGTCGCCGTGAATGGGACCCCCGGAGCAGCCAAAGCGCTGCAGGAGAAGCATCCCGGTGCCCGCGGGagagcccagcccctccccgaGCACACGGACAAGGACAACAACCTCTG CTTGTTTGTGCCCGTGGTGAACCTGGAGAAgattcccagcattcccaaacCGGACGGGCACGGGATCAAGGTGCCCCCCAAAGCCGTCCCCACCAACTCCAAGGAATCCCTGGGGAAACCCGCGGCTGCCGCGGTGCCCAAAGAGCCCCCGGTGCCGGCCGGGGTCGGGGGGGATTCGGCGATGCCGGAGAGCATCCCTGCTCCGGGGGAGAAGGATGTGGGGGCCCCCAAAGCGCCCCCCAGGTCCCACAGGAAGTTGGCGC GTAAGGAGTGTGACCTGAACCGGCAGTGTGGGGTGCGGAACCCCGACACCAACAAGCTCTGCACCCGCCTGCTGACCTGCAAG ATCCACTCGGTTCACCAGCGCCGGGAGGTGCAGGGTCGAGCCAAGGACTTCGATGTGCTGGTGGCCGAGCTCAAGGCCAGCACCCGCCGAGGGGACCCCCCGAAAGACAGGAGCCCCCCAGAGAAGGACCCACTGCACCTTGCCCTGCAGGACACCCcctcactgctgcagccccccagtACCCCTCCCTGCCGAGCCAGGCTGCCCCACTGCCTGCACCCCCCCAG GGCCCGACTTTCCTCTGACAGTGACCCTGAGGATGCTCCGGCCACCTCTGGGGAGGGGGGCACAGGAggcttccccctccccctgcccaagGGGGGCAGCCGTGTGTCCAGCGAGGAGAGCGAGGAGGAGGGGGGCGAGGAGCCCCCCCGGACCCCAGTGCGCCCACCACGGCCTCAGGCG TTCTGCACCTTCGGGAGCCGCCTGGTCACCCCGGGCTGTTACGTGTTCGACCGACGGCTGGACCGGTTCTGCGCCGCGCTGGGCTCCATGCTGGAGCGGCACCTCAGCGCGCACAGGTGGAG GAAGATCCCTCCAGCCGTCGTTCCCCCTCTTCACCTCCCCGcggccccccccagccccgctgcccccctTTACGGCCCTGCaaccccttccccacccctccGGACCCTCTCAGCGGCGGGGGGCTGCCGGGTCCCCACCAGCCTCACCTACACCGTGGGGTCCCCGCCCGCGGCAGCCGCCTGCAGCCAGCCCGAGTGCGGGGGAGGGGGCACCCAGTCCATCacctcccccctccccgccaACACCCCCTCGCCCTCCTTCAGCAAACTGCCCCCCACCAAGGCCAGCAAATCCCCGCGGGCACGGGAGGCGTCCGGCGGGATGGACACGGACCCCCGGCCCTGGCAGCCCCCCCTGACGGCCGGCAGCCCCCCTTTCAAACGGACCTGTTTGGGGGACAGCGCCAAGGGCAAAAACCAGGGGTTGACTCCCCCCGGCAAGACGAAACTCACCCCCCCGGCTTCGCCCTCCATCGCCATCCTCAACGGGACCCCGCGGGTGCGCCGGCTGCCCCCCGCCCAAAGCTGCCGTGCCCCCCCCGCTGCCCTGGACCCCCAAACGTCCCCGCTGCACGGGCTGGGGGGGCCCCCCCGGGGGCTGTCCGAGGATGAGGTGAAGAAGCGCAAGAACGCGGCCACCTATTGCCGACCCGTCAAGCCCAAAGCCGCGCCCCCCCTGCCCGgacccccggccccccccggcTCCGGCACCTCCGCCTCGGGGGGCTCCATGCGCAGGAAGAAGCCGGGGACGCCCCTGGGTTTCGAGGAGAAGAGGAGCGTCCTGAAG TCCAAAGCCCATTAA